The Enterococcus rotai genome includes a window with the following:
- the spxA gene encoding transcriptional regulator SpxA, producing MLTLYTSPSCTSCRKARAWLQEHEIPFKERNIFSEPLNISELKAILRMTEDGTEEIISTRSKVFQKLNMDLDELPLQDLLELVKENPGLLRRPIMIDEKRLQVGFNEDEIRRFLPRGVRQLELRQAQLMAGL from the coding sequence ATGTTGACACTTTATACTTCCCCAAGTTGTACGTCTTGCCGTAAGGCTCGTGCATGGTTGCAAGAACACGAGATTCCATTCAAGGAAAGAAATATTTTTTCAGAACCATTGAATATTTCTGAATTGAAAGCAATTTTGCGAATGACAGAAGATGGAACAGAGGAGATTATTTCTACTCGTTCTAAGGTTTTCCAAAAACTTAATATGGATTTGGATGAACTTCCGTTGCAAGACTTGCTAGAGTTAGTAAAAGAGAATCCTGGATTGTTGCGTCGACCAATAATGATTGATGAAAAAAGATTACAAGTTGGTTTTAATGAGGATGAAATTCGACGTTTCTTGCCAAGAGGAGTTCGGCAGTTGGAATTACGTCAAGCGCAATTGATGGCAGGTTTATAA
- a CDS encoding ClpXP adapter SpxH family protein: MIEIYLFVNPLGGICLNVEKDILKLVETENKKIQFRFIPLVNMRTINHLIKLFEIPTHDIEQRNQLFEDVYSAALDYKAAQLQGKKKGRHLLLGLQQAVAEENIPYSSELAEKLVVEAGGDLDMFKADRQSDFVKESFQTDQQIAREMGIVKHPSAVVYNYTCDRDFGVLVEDCESMDEIKRLCETSEDNLQYFHEKFELNHFEESRVPHGHLHLL; encoded by the coding sequence ATGATTGAAATCTATCTGTTCGTTAATCCTTTGGGGGGCATTTGTCTCAACGTAGAAAAGGATATTTTAAAATTGGTTGAAACTGAGAATAAAAAAATTCAATTTCGTTTCATTCCGCTCGTGAACATGCGGACCATAAACCATCTTATAAAGTTGTTCGAGATTCCAACACATGATATCGAACAACGGAATCAATTGTTTGAAGATGTTTACTCAGCTGCACTTGATTACAAAGCAGCACAATTGCAAGGAAAGAAAAAAGGGCGTCATCTATTACTTGGGTTACAACAAGCTGTAGCCGAGGAAAATATACCTTATTCATCAGAGTTAGCTGAAAAATTAGTTGTAGAAGCTGGCGGTGACCTAGATATGTTTAAAGCAGATCGTCAATCTGACTTTGTAAAGGAATCCTTTCAAACAGATCAACAAATTGCTCGTGAAATGGGGATCGTAAAACACCCTTCTGCAGTAGTTTATAACTATACATGTGATCGTGATTTTGGTGTACTCGTAGAAGACTGTGAATCAATGGATGAAATCAAACGGCTTTGCGAAACATCAGAAGATAATCTACAGTATTTTCATGAAAAATTTGAATTAAATCACTTTGAGGAATCCCGTGTTCCTCATGGTCATTTACATTTACTTTGA
- a CDS encoding ABC transporter ATP-binding protein, with product MLKRFFSYYRPYKHLFILDFGCAVLAGLLELSFPVVVNQVIDKIMPKGNFRLIALACLGLLLFYILNTILQYIVVFFGHKLGVNIETDMRRELYGHLQTQPFEYYDNQKTGKLMSRLTTDLFEISEVAHHGPEDVFITIMTLVGSFYLMLRIHVQLALATFIVLPFITVALVFFNKKMTKVNTKIYDNLGDFNAGVEASVSGIRVTQSFANEPFERQRFEGLNQAYRQSKITFYKVMGISSAYNYFLIRLINLFTLIFGAYYTIKGEITDGQFVGFILLSNVFVRPIEKVNNMIESYPKGIAGFKRFTEEIDKKPTIEDKVNAISVDHLHGDIIYDDVSFSYADSTKVLNHINLQIVPGETVAFVGQSGSGKTTLCNLLPRFYEVTEGKITIDGIDVQDMTLASLRSQIGIVQQDVFLFPGTIRENIAYGKLDATEEEIQRAVQLAHLEKVVDQMSEGLDTMIGERGVKLSGGQKQRVAIARMFLKNPPILILDEATSALDTETEQVIQESLNSLAEGRTTLIIAHRLATIKHATRIIVVSDQGILEEGTHEELLAKGGHYRRLHDAQFRD from the coding sequence ATGTTAAAACGATTTTTTAGTTATTATCGACCATATAAGCACTTATTTATTTTAGATTTTGGTTGTGCAGTTTTAGCTGGTTTACTGGAATTATCATTTCCAGTAGTGGTAAATCAAGTCATTGATAAAATCATGCCTAAAGGAAATTTCCGATTGATCGCATTAGCGTGTCTAGGGTTGCTTTTATTTTATATACTTAACACTATTTTACAGTATATTGTGGTCTTTTTCGGTCATAAATTGGGGGTCAATATTGAAACAGATATGCGTCGCGAATTATATGGACACTTACAGACGCAACCGTTTGAGTATTATGATAATCAAAAGACTGGGAAATTGATGAGCCGGTTGACAACCGATTTATTTGAAATCTCAGAAGTTGCTCATCATGGTCCAGAGGATGTATTTATTACAATCATGACGCTAGTAGGCTCTTTTTATTTGATGCTGAGAATCCATGTACAACTGGCTCTGGCAACATTTATCGTCTTGCCGTTCATCACAGTCGCATTAGTCTTTTTCAATAAAAAGATGACAAAAGTCAATACCAAAATTTATGACAATCTAGGTGACTTTAATGCAGGTGTTGAAGCGTCAGTTAGTGGTATTCGTGTCACACAATCTTTTGCTAATGAACCATTTGAACGTCAGCGCTTTGAGGGATTGAATCAGGCATATCGCCAATCAAAAATTACCTTCTATAAAGTGATGGGGATCAGTTCAGCATATAATTACTTTTTGATTCGTTTGATCAATTTGTTTACACTGATTTTTGGGGCTTATTATACAATCAAAGGTGAGATCACTGATGGGCAATTTGTTGGATTTATTCTATTATCCAATGTTTTTGTTCGTCCAATCGAGAAGGTCAATAATATGATTGAAAGCTATCCGAAAGGGATTGCTGGTTTTAAACGTTTTACGGAAGAAATCGATAAGAAACCGACCATTGAAGACAAAGTTAATGCGATTTCTGTCGATCATTTACATGGAGATATTATTTATGATGATGTTTCATTTTCGTATGCTGACTCAACGAAAGTTTTAAACCATATCAATTTGCAGATTGTTCCTGGTGAAACGGTTGCTTTTGTGGGACAAAGCGGTTCAGGAAAAACGACACTATGTAACTTGTTGCCGCGTTTTTATGAAGTGACAGAAGGAAAAATCACAATAGATGGCATCGATGTTCAAGATATGACATTGGCTTCTTTAAGAAGTCAAATTGGGATCGTGCAACAAGACGTATTTCTATTTCCAGGAACGATTCGAGAAAATATTGCGTATGGTAAACTTGATGCCACTGAAGAAGAGATCCAAAGAGCTGTTCAGTTAGCTCATTTGGAAAAAGTAGTGGATCAAATGTCTGAAGGTTTAGATACGATGATCGGTGAACGTGGCGTCAAACTTTCCGGTGGACAAAAACAACGTGTAGCGATTGCACGAATGTTCCTAAAAAATCCACCAATCTTAATTTTAGATGAAGCAACTTCTGCCTTAGATACCGAAACAGAGCAAGTGATTCAAGAGTCTTTGAATTCATTAGCGGAAGGACGGACAACATTGATCATTGCCCATCGTTTGGCAACGATCAAACATGCGACAAGAATCATCGTTGTTAGTGATCAAGGCATCTTAGAAGAAGGAACTCACGAAGAATTATTAGCAAAAGGTGGGCATTATCGTCGATTGCACGATGCCCAATTTAGAGATTAA
- a CDS encoding competence protein CoiA, with product MLSAYSNNKEIITLLNLSREKIEQLKTEHYFCPACDHPVRIKNGKVKVPHFSHYNQSACSVYSEGETIEHLTLKEMFVRWCEQEGLSYELEKYLPALHQRPDILIGNIAVEIQCSSLSISRLVERTRSYQEHGYIPLWICGKKLFSRHHSLNELAKNLCYYSEKLGFYLWSADWEQAELTLHFHIEEDWKKMLFASKKTWSFYSESLINIVHFPTKGNIHSQRKYKIGELLHSYYSDLNKKLYRRDEKIRVIQAELYNNLFHLIQLPNWFYYPGLHIFCCRGSDLLLKVRIWKLVQFFDQNVISHFELIDVLEKELAKGSELFYELPNIPHKVIQAYCLNQVFNYLIDCHHLIRVPTGWKVSLGQRDQSTSTILEWLKRIENNYLITATPLKNVIR from the coding sequence ATGTTGAGTGCGTATTCAAATAACAAAGAAATCATAACACTATTGAATTTATCTAGAGAAAAAATCGAACAGTTAAAAACAGAACACTATTTTTGTCCTGCGTGTGATCATCCTGTCAGGATAAAAAATGGCAAGGTAAAAGTCCCACATTTCTCACATTATAATCAAAGTGCTTGCAGCGTTTATTCAGAAGGTGAGACGATTGAACATCTAACGTTAAAAGAGATGTTTGTTCGATGGTGTGAGCAAGAGGGCCTTTCTTATGAATTAGAAAAATATCTACCTGCTTTACATCAGCGGCCCGATATTTTAATAGGTAATATAGCTGTGGAAATTCAATGCAGTTCTCTAAGCATTTCAAGATTAGTAGAACGAACGCGTAGCTATCAGGAACACGGCTATATCCCACTTTGGATCTGCGGTAAAAAGTTATTCTCAAGGCATCATAGTTTAAATGAATTAGCCAAAAATTTATGTTATTATTCTGAAAAATTAGGCTTTTACTTATGGAGTGCGGACTGGGAGCAAGCAGAGTTAACGCTGCATTTCCATATTGAAGAAGATTGGAAAAAAATGCTGTTTGCTTCAAAGAAAACGTGGTCTTTTTACAGTGAGTCATTGATAAATATCGTTCATTTTCCCACTAAAGGTAATATTCATAGTCAGCGTAAATATAAAATAGGTGAGCTATTACATAGTTATTACTCTGACTTGAATAAAAAATTATATCGACGAGATGAGAAAATCCGAGTGATTCAAGCTGAATTATATAACAATCTTTTTCATCTGATTCAATTACCAAATTGGTTTTATTATCCAGGTTTACACATTTTCTGCTGTAGGGGATCAGACCTCTTGTTAAAAGTCCGAATTTGGAAATTGGTACAGTTTTTTGATCAGAATGTTATTAGCCATTTTGAGCTGATCGATGTGCTAGAAAAAGAGTTAGCAAAAGGAAGTGAGTTATTTTACGAGCTACCTAATATCCCTCATAAAGTTATCCAAGCTTATTGTCTGAACCAGGTATTCAATTATCTGATCGATTGTCATCATTTAATTAGAGTTCCAACAGGTTGGAAGGTCAGTCTTGGGCAACGAGATCAAAGCACCTCAACTATTTTAGAATGGTTGAAAAGAATTGAAAATAACTATCTAATCACTGCTACTCCATTAAAAAATGTGATAAGATAA
- a CDS encoding adaptor protein MecA — protein MEMEHINENTIRVLIGNEDLADRGITFLDLLGNHKEVENFFYSILEEVDVEDEFQGSEAVTFQVLPKSDGLELFISKNASIDEVSNFEGFSDLNSEEVSNIIRKQIEEDFADETQEFADNTVKSLVFELNDFDTMVQLANEVFLQSVIANLYTFKGTYYLQTIFLLDELGKNDVENELAQLLEYANLSAVTSETLNEYGTCIMERNALELTRYYFE, from the coding sequence ATGGAAATGGAACATATCAATGAAAATACCATACGTGTGTTGATCGGCAATGAAGATCTAGCAGATAGAGGCATTACCTTTTTAGATCTACTTGGCAACCACAAAGAAGTAGAAAATTTTTTCTACAGTATTTTAGAAGAAGTTGATGTGGAAGATGAATTTCAAGGCAGTGAAGCTGTTACCTTTCAGGTTCTGCCAAAAAGTGATGGGTTAGAACTATTTATTAGTAAGAATGCCTCGATCGATGAAGTATCTAATTTTGAAGGCTTCAGTGATTTAAATTCAGAAGAAGTTAGTAATATAATTCGTAAACAAATCGAAGAAGATTTTGCTGATGAGACGCAAGAATTTGCTGATAACACAGTTAAAAGTTTAGTATTTGAACTGAACGATTTTGATACAATGGTTCAACTGGCAAATGAAGTTTTCTTACAGTCTGTGATAGCGAATCTATATACATTTAAAGGGACGTATTATCTCCAAACTATTTTCTTATTAGATGAATTAGGAAAAAATGATGTAGAAAATGAATTGGCTCAATTATTGGAATATGCTAATTTATCTGCTGTTACATCTGAAACCTTGAATGAATATGGTACATGCATCATGGAACGTAATGCTTTAGAACTAACAAGATATTACTTTGAATAA
- the trpS gene encoding tryptophan--tRNA ligase, translating into METIFSGIQPSGTPTIGNYIGAMKQFIDLQNHYDCYFCIVDEHAITVPQDPIKLRQQTRGLAALYLAVGLNPEKATIFIQSEVSAHAEAAWIIQCNTTIGELERMTQFKDKSQKNGRTGVSAGLLTYPPLMVGDIVLYNANLVPVGDDQKQHLELTRDFVERFNKRYGQANQEILVLPEVKIAEQGGRVMSLQDPTKKMSKSDTNAKGFISMLDEPNIIRKKIKSAVTDSTGIIEYDPENKPGISNLLSIFSAATGRPIEELATAYAGKGYGEFKTDLAEAVVELLTPIQERYHELLASDELDDILDTGAEQARLVANKTLQRMKNAIGLGRKPRKRN; encoded by the coding sequence ATGGAAACGATATTTTCTGGCATTCAGCCAAGCGGTACACCAACTATTGGAAATTATATTGGTGCAATGAAACAATTTATTGATTTACAAAATCACTATGACTGTTATTTTTGTATTGTTGATGAACATGCTATAACAGTCCCTCAAGATCCTATAAAATTACGACAACAGACACGTGGTTTAGCGGCTTTGTATTTAGCGGTAGGACTCAATCCTGAAAAAGCAACAATCTTCATTCAATCAGAAGTTTCAGCTCATGCTGAAGCTGCATGGATCATTCAATGTAACACAACGATTGGTGAGTTAGAACGGATGACTCAATTTAAAGACAAATCTCAAAAAAATGGCCGGACAGGTGTTAGTGCCGGACTTTTGACTTATCCACCATTGATGGTCGGAGATATTGTTTTGTACAATGCCAATTTAGTTCCTGTTGGTGATGATCAAAAGCAACATTTGGAATTAACACGTGATTTTGTTGAACGCTTCAATAAACGCTACGGACAAGCGAATCAAGAAATTCTAGTGCTTCCAGAGGTTAAAATCGCTGAACAAGGCGGACGTGTAATGAGCTTACAAGATCCAACTAAAAAAATGAGTAAGTCAGATACAAATGCTAAAGGATTCATCTCTATGTTGGATGAACCAAATATAATCCGTAAAAAAATCAAATCAGCTGTCACTGATTCAACGGGGATCATTGAATATGATCCAGAGAACAAACCTGGTATTTCCAACCTGCTAAGTATTTTCTCTGCTGCAACAGGTCGCCCAATTGAAGAACTGGCTACAGCGTATGCTGGAAAAGGCTATGGCGAATTTAAAACAGATTTAGCAGAAGCTGTCGTTGAGCTCCTTACCCCGATTCAAGAGCGCTATCATGAATTATTAGCCTCTGATGAATTAGATGATATTCTTGATACTGGAGCTGAACAAGCTCGTCTGGTTGCCAATAAAACCTTACAACGTATGAAAAATGCGATTGGTTTAGGTAGAAAACCACGGAAAAGAAATTAA
- the pepF gene encoding oligoendopeptidase F, giving the protein MSEAKQLPERSSLPVEKTWDLTKIFKDDQAFDEAFQALSDKLKEVEQFKGSLDKGSDAFLGSIEMLLAIYRKVEVIYVYAHLKNDQDTTNTTYQALYARASSLLAQASESVAWFEPEVLSLDDERIWGYFDENPKLATYRHFIETILNERPHILSADQEALLAGAGEIFEASSNTFSILNNADLKFPVIENENGEKIQLTHGVYGQLMENTHRSVREEAFKGLYSVYEQFKNTFAQTLSSHVKAHNYKAKVRNYSSARAAALSNNHIPESVYDTLVDVVNHNLPLLHRYVSLRKRLLKVDELHMYDMYTPILGEASIKYSYDEAKAKALTALKPMGEEYLTVVQSAFNDRWIDVIENQGKRSGAYSSGAYDTAPYILMNWHDSLDQLYTLVHEMGHSVHSYFTRSNQPYVYGDYSIFLAEIASTTNENLLTEYLLETETDPRIRAYVLNHYLDGFKGTIFRQTQFAEFEHFIHTEDAKGTPLTSEYLGEYYGDLNQKYYGPDVKKDPEISLEWSRIPHFYYNYYVYQYATGFSAASALANKILANEPSALENYLTYLKSGSSDYPIEVMKKAGVDMTKPEYIEDAMTVFEARLNELEQLIESLEQ; this is encoded by the coding sequence ATGAGTGAAGCAAAACAATTACCAGAACGTTCAAGTTTACCAGTAGAAAAAACATGGGACTTAACGAAAATTTTTAAGGATGATCAAGCTTTTGATGAGGCATTTCAAGCTTTATCTGATAAGTTAAAAGAAGTTGAACAGTTTAAGGGATCTTTAGATAAAGGCAGTGATGCATTTCTAGGCAGTATTGAAATGTTATTAGCGATTTATCGTAAAGTCGAAGTCATTTATGTTTATGCTCATTTAAAAAATGACCAAGATACGACGAATACAACGTATCAAGCACTTTATGCTAGAGCAAGCTCTTTATTAGCACAGGCTAGTGAATCAGTTGCTTGGTTTGAACCAGAAGTATTATCGTTGGATGACGAGAGAATTTGGGGTTATTTTGATGAAAATCCTAAATTGGCAACTTATCGACATTTTATTGAAACTATTTTAAATGAACGTCCGCATATCTTGTCTGCTGATCAAGAAGCTTTATTGGCTGGTGCAGGGGAAATTTTTGAAGCGTCTAGTAATACGTTCTCCATCTTGAACAATGCCGATTTAAAATTTCCAGTTATCGAAAATGAAAATGGTGAGAAGATCCAATTGACACACGGTGTCTATGGACAATTGATGGAAAATACTCATAGAAGCGTCCGTGAAGAAGCATTTAAAGGACTCTATAGCGTTTATGAACAGTTTAAGAATACATTTGCACAAACGTTAAGTTCACATGTTAAAGCGCATAACTATAAAGCAAAAGTTCGCAACTATTCCTCAGCGAGAGCAGCAGCACTAAGTAACAACCATATTCCTGAAAGTGTTTATGATACATTGGTGGACGTAGTAAACCATAATTTACCATTGCTGCATCGTTATGTATCTTTACGTAAACGTCTATTGAAAGTGGACGAACTGCACATGTATGATATGTATACGCCTATTTTAGGAGAAGCATCGATCAAGTATTCTTATGATGAAGCAAAAGCAAAAGCGCTCACTGCATTGAAACCTATGGGAGAAGAATACCTAACGGTTGTTCAGTCCGCTTTTAATGATCGATGGATCGATGTTATTGAAAACCAAGGAAAACGTAGTGGAGCATATTCATCAGGGGCATATGACACAGCGCCATATATCTTAATGAATTGGCATGATAGTTTGGATCAACTATATACTTTAGTTCATGAAATGGGACATAGTGTTCATAGCTATTTTACTCGAAGCAATCAGCCATATGTTTATGGCGACTATTCAATTTTCCTAGCTGAGATAGCATCTACGACAAATGAAAATCTATTGACCGAATATCTATTGGAGACTGAGACAGATCCCCGAATTCGTGCGTATGTCTTGAATCATTATTTGGATGGTTTCAAAGGAACGATTTTCCGTCAAACACAATTTGCTGAATTCGAGCACTTTATTCATACGGAAGATGCCAAGGGGACACCTCTAACGAGTGAATATCTAGGTGAGTATTACGGAGATCTAAATCAGAAATATTATGGACCTGATGTTAAGAAAGATCCAGAAATTTCATTAGAGTGGTCTCGTATCCCTCATTTTTATTACAATTATTATGTCTATCAATATGCTACAGGTTTTTCAGCAGCATCAGCGCTAGCAAATAAAATATTAGCAAACGAGCCCTCAGCTTTAGAAAATTATTTAACTTATCTGAAGTCTGGAAGTAGTGATTATCCAATCGAGGTAATGAAAAAAGCTGGAGTAGATATGACAAAACCAGAGTATATCGAAGATGCGATGACAGTTTTTGAAGCGAGATTAAATGAATTAGAACAACTTATAGAATCTTTAGAGCAATAA